A single region of the Nocardioides ochotonae genome encodes:
- the mftR gene encoding mycofactocin system transcriptional regulator (MftR, the mycofactocin system transcriptional regulator, is an uncharacterized TetR family DNA-binding transcription factor. Its role is inferred by context. It occurs as part of the biosynthesis locus for mycofactocin, a partially characterized electron carrier derived from the terminal Val-Tyr dipeptide of the precursor peptide MftA, through a radical SAM enzyme-mediated process.) yields the protein MARPEATSHAAIEQAAFALFRERGFEATTLDAIAEAVGVGRRTLFRYYQSKNDIPWGRFDLTLERFRELLRTTPDDLGIYPAVGRAIVEFNRFPADASPPHAERMRLILRTPALQAHSALRYAEWRRVIAEYAAAGLGVGVDALAPRLLGHVGLALALTAYETWLDDPARDVTDLLQEGASTLMTLTTS from the coding sequence ATGGCACGACCCGAGGCCACGAGCCACGCCGCGATCGAGCAGGCGGCGTTCGCACTCTTCCGCGAGCGCGGCTTCGAGGCGACCACGCTCGACGCGATCGCAGAGGCCGTCGGCGTAGGTCGCCGCACCCTGTTCCGCTACTACCAGTCCAAGAACGACATCCCCTGGGGACGGTTCGACCTGACCCTGGAGCGGTTCCGCGAGCTGCTCCGCACCACGCCCGACGACCTGGGGATCTACCCGGCCGTGGGGCGCGCCATCGTCGAGTTCAACCGGTTCCCCGCGGACGCCTCGCCCCCGCACGCGGAACGCATGCGACTGATCCTGCGAACCCCCGCCCTCCAGGCGCACTCCGCACTCCGGTACGCCGAGTGGCGCCGGGTGATCGCCGAGTACGCCGCGGCAGGCCTGGGCGTCGGGGTTGATGCCCTGGCGCCGCGCCTGCTCGGCCACGTGGGCCTCGCCCTCGCACTCACGGCGTACGAGACATGGCTCGACGACCCCGCCCGAGACGTCACCGACCTGCTCCAGGAGGGCGCGTCGACGCTCATGACGCTCACGACGTCCTGA
- the mftB gene encoding mycofactocin biosynthesis chaperone MftB (MftB, a small protein, is a peptide chaperone that assists the radical SAM enzyme MftC in performing two modifications to the C-terminal Val-Tyr dipeptide of the mycofactocin precursor peptide, MftA. MftB's role is analogous to the role of PqqD in the biosynthesis of PQQ, a cofactor that derives entirely from a Tyr and a Glu in the precursor PqqA.) has protein sequence MLDEPWTLSPAVALRPEPFGALAYHFGNRKLTFLKRPELVAVVQALADQPDVRSALVAAGVPEAQHPAYAAALEGLARTDMIRPREGVAA, from the coding sequence ATGCTCGACGAGCCCTGGACCCTGTCACCCGCCGTGGCGCTGCGCCCGGAGCCGTTCGGCGCGCTCGCCTACCACTTCGGCAACCGCAAGCTGACGTTCCTCAAGCGCCCCGAGCTGGTGGCAGTGGTCCAGGCGCTCGCCGACCAGCCCGACGTCCGCTCGGCGCTGGTCGCTGCCGGCGTCCCCGAGGCCCAGCATCCGGCGTACGCCGCGGCGCTCGAGGGGCTCGCCCGCACCGACATGATCCGTCCCCGTGAAGGAGTGGCCGCGTGA
- a CDS encoding NDMA-dependent alcohol dehydrogenase, which translates to MKIQGALLWEPGTGSGWSVEEIELDPPKHGEATVKLAASGICHSDDHLDTGDIPLDWAPILGGHEGAGVVTELGEGVDHLEVGDHVVLSFLPSCGRCSMCVSGRANMCDLGAGVLAGTSPDGTHRIHARGQGVGAMSYLGTFAPYVTVPTNALVKIDKDIPLKSASLIGCGVPTGWGSAVYAGEVKLGDTVVVIGTGGVGMNAVQGARQKGAKNLVAVEPTEHKRDLAKQLGATHTAAGLEEAKEVVAHLTNGQGADVVIITVGVLTPEFLQPANEMTHRGGTIVVTSAAPVTQRDIQLDLCTFAMSGKRIQGTLYGTTNAQNDIPLIADLYRRGEHKLDELITKEYRLEDINQAFQDLRDGKNVRGVIVYDD; encoded by the coding sequence ATGAAGATCCAAGGAGCACTCCTGTGGGAGCCGGGCACCGGCTCGGGATGGTCGGTCGAGGAGATCGAGCTCGACCCGCCCAAGCACGGCGAGGCGACCGTCAAGCTCGCCGCCTCCGGCATCTGCCACAGCGACGACCACCTGGACACCGGCGACATCCCGCTGGACTGGGCCCCCATCCTCGGCGGCCACGAGGGCGCCGGCGTGGTGACCGAGCTCGGCGAGGGGGTCGACCACCTCGAGGTCGGCGACCACGTGGTGCTCTCGTTCCTGCCCAGCTGCGGCCGGTGCTCGATGTGCGTGAGCGGCCGCGCCAACATGTGCGACCTGGGTGCGGGCGTCCTCGCCGGCACCTCGCCCGACGGCACCCACCGGATCCACGCCCGCGGCCAGGGCGTCGGCGCGATGTCCTACCTGGGCACGTTCGCGCCGTACGTCACGGTGCCGACCAACGCCCTGGTCAAGATCGACAAGGACATCCCCCTCAAGAGCGCGTCCCTGATCGGCTGCGGCGTGCCCACCGGCTGGGGCTCCGCGGTCTACGCCGGCGAGGTGAAGCTCGGTGACACCGTCGTGGTCATCGGCACCGGCGGCGTCGGCATGAACGCCGTCCAGGGCGCCCGTCAGAAGGGGGCGAAGAACCTCGTCGCCGTCGAGCCGACCGAGCACAAGCGGGACCTCGCCAAGCAGCTCGGCGCCACCCACACCGCGGCCGGGCTGGAGGAGGCCAAGGAGGTCGTCGCGCACCTGACCAACGGGCAGGGCGCGGACGTCGTCATCATCACCGTCGGCGTGCTCACCCCGGAGTTCCTCCAGCCCGCCAACGAGATGACCCACCGCGGCGGCACCATCGTGGTCACCTCCGCGGCGCCGGTCACCCAGCGCGACATCCAGCTGGACCTCTGCACCTTCGCGATGTCGGGCAAGCGGATCCAGGGCACGCTCTACGGCACCACCAATGCCCAGAACGACATCCCGCTGATCGCCGACCTCTACCGCCGCGGGGAGCACAAGCTCGACGAGCTGATCACCAAGGAGTACCGGCTCGAGGACATCAACCAGGCCTTCCAGGACCTGCGCGACGGCAAGAACGTCCGCGGCGTCATCGTCTACGACGACTGA
- the mftC gene encoding mycofactocin radical SAM maturase (MftC is a radical SAM/SPASM enzyme that catalyzes the first two steps in biosynthesis of the electron carrier mycofactocin from the terminal Val-Tyr dipeptide of the precursor peptide MftA.), with amino-acid sequence MTIAPERPLNGTLVEQFELGLDAPICLTWELTYACNLECAHCLSSSGRRDPRELTTEQCEAVIDELQRMQVFYVNIGGGEPTIRPDFWHLLQYAVDHQVGVKFSTNGVRLTPERAAFLASPACNGYVDVQISLDGATAEVNDYVRGPGSYDTALTALQNLQDAGFSDAKISVVCTRQNIGQLDEFKALADRFGATLRLTRLRPSGRGADVWDELHPLPEQQRELYDWLMAHGEGVLTGDSFFHLAAFGEALPGLNLCGAGRVVCLIDPIGDVYACPFAIHDNFLAGNLLAEGGFKKVWQESDLFTELRSPQTGGACSSCQFFDACRGGCMAAKFFTGLPLDGPDPECVQGYGEAALEGERTIPAASQDHSKATPSRNQPVMLTLSRRPDMLLAPAAPPTSACAESPLAGFVPPPI; translated from the coding sequence GTGACCATCGCCCCTGAACGACCCCTCAACGGCACGCTCGTCGAGCAGTTCGAGCTCGGCCTCGACGCTCCGATCTGCCTGACCTGGGAGCTGACCTACGCCTGCAACCTGGAGTGCGCCCACTGCCTGTCCAGCAGCGGCCGCCGCGACCCCCGCGAGCTCACCACCGAGCAGTGCGAGGCAGTGATCGACGAGCTCCAGCGGATGCAGGTCTTCTACGTCAACATCGGCGGCGGCGAGCCCACCATCCGCCCGGACTTCTGGCACCTGCTGCAGTACGCCGTGGACCACCAGGTGGGGGTCAAGTTCTCGACCAACGGCGTCCGACTGACCCCCGAGCGGGCTGCGTTCCTCGCCTCGCCGGCCTGCAACGGCTACGTCGACGTGCAGATCTCCCTCGACGGGGCGACCGCCGAGGTCAACGACTACGTCCGTGGCCCGGGCTCCTACGACACCGCGCTCACGGCGCTGCAGAACCTCCAGGACGCGGGCTTCTCCGACGCCAAGATCAGCGTCGTCTGCACCCGGCAGAACATCGGCCAGCTCGACGAGTTCAAGGCGCTTGCCGACCGCTTCGGCGCCACCCTGCGCCTCACCCGGCTGCGTCCGTCCGGCCGCGGTGCCGACGTCTGGGACGAGCTCCACCCGCTGCCCGAGCAGCAGCGCGAGCTCTACGACTGGCTGATGGCCCACGGCGAGGGCGTGCTGACCGGTGACTCGTTCTTCCACCTCGCTGCCTTCGGTGAGGCGCTTCCCGGCCTGAACCTCTGCGGCGCCGGCCGGGTGGTCTGCCTGATCGACCCCATCGGCGACGTGTACGCCTGCCCGTTCGCGATCCACGACAACTTCCTGGCCGGCAACCTGCTCGCCGAGGGCGGGTTCAAGAAGGTCTGGCAGGAGTCGGACCTCTTCACCGAGCTGCGCTCGCCGCAGACCGGCGGCGCCTGCTCGTCGTGCCAGTTCTTCGACGCCTGCCGCGGTGGCTGCATGGCGGCGAAGTTCTTCACCGGCCTACCGCTCGACGGCCCCGACCCCGAGTGTGTGCAGGGGTACGGCGAGGCGGCGCTCGAGGGCGAGCGCACCATCCCGGCCGCGAGCCAGGACCACTCGAAGGCCACCCCCTCCCGCAACCAGCCGGTGATGCTCACCCTCTCCCGCCGCCCGGACATGCTCCTGGCACCCGCCGCGCCCCCGACCTCGGCCTGTGCCGAGAGTCCGCTCGCGGGCTTCGTTCCTCCTCCGATCTAA
- the mftD gene encoding pre-mycofactocin synthase MftD (MftD, an enzyme found in the mycofactocin biosynthesis locus, performs an oxidative deamination of 3-amino-5-[(p-hydroxyphenyl)methyl]-4,4-dimethyl-2-pyrrolidinone (AHDP). The resulting compound, now called pre-mycofactocin (PMFT), is a biologically active redox cofactor that can oxidize the non-exchangeable NADH of TIGR03971 family SDR-type oxidoreductases.) — protein sequence MRSIEKPEWLKNPWKQNPWFESVAVAQERARKRLPAPVYGALVAGSERGQTVGDNQAAFAEIGLAPHVAGQQAERSMTTEVLGHQISLPVLISPTGVQAVHPDGEVAVARAAASRGTLMGLSNFASKAVEEVTATGATTFFQMYWTGNRDVVVQRMQRAHAAGAVGLIATLDWSFSMGRDWGSPEIPEKVDLATMVRMAPKVVTKPRWLWEFGRTGQIPDLTAPNLAPPGGEAPTFFGAYYEWMTTPPPSWDDVAWMREQWSQISGGKPFMLKGVCRIDDALRARDAGAAAISVSNHGGNNLDGTPAAIRLVKPIADAVGSDLEVVMDGGIRRGSDVVKAVALGARAVMIGRAYLWGLAANGEQGVGNVLDVLRSGIDSALMGLGVSSIHEVTPEHLLVPEGFHRSAGGTPGGVSGARHAAGGTPGGVSGARHALEA from the coding sequence ATGCGCTCGATCGAGAAGCCGGAATGGCTGAAGAACCCCTGGAAGCAGAACCCCTGGTTCGAGTCCGTCGCGGTCGCCCAGGAGCGGGCCCGCAAGCGGTTGCCCGCCCCGGTGTACGGCGCGCTGGTCGCCGGATCCGAGCGCGGCCAGACCGTCGGCGACAACCAGGCCGCCTTCGCCGAGATCGGTCTGGCACCGCATGTCGCCGGACAGCAGGCGGAGCGGTCGATGACGACCGAGGTGCTCGGCCACCAGATCTCACTGCCCGTGCTGATCAGCCCCACCGGCGTGCAGGCGGTCCACCCCGATGGCGAGGTCGCGGTGGCCCGCGCGGCTGCCTCACGGGGGACCCTGATGGGACTGTCCAACTTCGCCTCCAAGGCGGTCGAGGAGGTCACCGCCACCGGCGCGACCACGTTCTTCCAGATGTACTGGACCGGGAACCGTGACGTCGTCGTCCAGCGGATGCAGCGCGCCCACGCCGCCGGCGCGGTCGGCCTGATCGCGACCCTGGACTGGTCCTTCTCCATGGGCCGCGACTGGGGCAGCCCGGAGATCCCCGAGAAGGTCGACCTCGCCACCATGGTGCGCATGGCCCCGAAGGTGGTCACCAAACCGCGCTGGCTCTGGGAGTTCGGCCGTACCGGCCAGATCCCCGACCTGACCGCCCCCAACCTCGCCCCGCCCGGCGGGGAGGCACCCACCTTCTTCGGTGCCTACTACGAGTGGATGACCACTCCGCCGCCGTCCTGGGACGACGTGGCCTGGATGCGCGAGCAGTGGAGCCAGATCAGTGGTGGCAAGCCGTTCATGCTCAAGGGCGTCTGCCGGATCGACGACGCCCTGCGGGCCCGCGACGCCGGAGCCGCCGCCATCTCGGTCTCCAACCACGGTGGCAACAACCTCGACGGCACCCCGGCAGCCATCCGCCTGGTCAAGCCGATCGCCGACGCGGTCGGCTCGGACCTCGAGGTGGTGATGGACGGCGGCATCCGTCGTGGTTCGGACGTGGTCAAGGCGGTCGCCCTCGGCGCTCGCGCCGTGATGATCGGTCGCGCCTATCTGTGGGGCCTCGCGGCCAACGGCGAGCAGGGCGTGGGCAACGTGCTCGACGTCCTCCGCTCCGGTATCGACTCGGCGCTGATGGGCCTCGGGGTCTCCTCCATCCACGAGGTCACCCCCGAGCACCTCCTCGTGCCCGAGGGCTTCCACCGGTCCGCGGGCGGCACCCCCGGCGGCGTGTCCGGCGCGCGGCACGCCGCGGGCGGCACCCCCGGCGGCGTGTCCGGCGCGCGGCACGCACTCGAGGCCTGA
- a CDS encoding nuclear transport factor 2 family protein translates to MTATRLGPSGTRDADKRVITAYLDAVGSLAVDRVAPLFHDEGRVLLPYAPLGIPREVAGREAIEDYYAALPEMVGALNFSGYVIRATEAPGDYVAEYTSDATMRATGAAYRNTYITKVTVTNGKIIELTEFFDPVRLVEAMGGAVVPPETEIEEVP, encoded by the coding sequence ATGACCGCCACCAGGCTCGGCCCCTCCGGCACCCGTGACGCCGACAAGCGGGTGATCACCGCCTACCTGGACGCCGTGGGCTCGCTGGCCGTCGACCGGGTGGCGCCGCTCTTCCACGACGAGGGACGAGTGCTGCTCCCCTACGCGCCCCTGGGGATCCCACGCGAGGTCGCGGGTCGGGAGGCGATCGAGGACTACTACGCCGCGCTGCCGGAGATGGTGGGCGCGCTCAACTTCTCGGGTTACGTGATCCGGGCGACCGAGGCACCCGGCGACTACGTCGCCGAGTACACCTCGGACGCCACCATGCGCGCCACAGGGGCGGCGTACCGCAACACCTACATCACCAAGGTGACCGTGACGAACGGGAAGATCATCGAGCTCACCGAGTTCTTCGATCCCGTCCGGCTGGTCGAGGCCATGGGCGGCGCGGTCGTGCCGCCCGAGACAGAGATCGAGGAAGTCCCATGA
- the mftE gene encoding mycofactocin biosynthesis peptidyl-dipeptidase MftE, which translates to MTVGLAAATSRETIGARVVLVPVGSTEQHGPHLPLETDTLIATAVAEAVARRLGGPGEGVWVAPALSYGSSGEHQSFPGTTSIGTEALRFVVVELVRSLRTWVDRVVLVNAHGGNLVALRGAVDQLVGEGHAVQWVACATEEVDLHAGRTETSLLLHLAPHLVRLEMAEAGDCRPLSEILPTLVRGGVAAVSANGVLGDPTGATGDEGRTVLEAMVSDITGRLAAVLP; encoded by the coding sequence GTGACGGTCGGGTTGGCCGCGGCCACCTCGCGCGAGACCATCGGTGCGCGCGTGGTGCTGGTGCCGGTGGGTTCCACGGAACAGCACGGCCCACACCTGCCGCTGGAGACCGACACCCTGATCGCCACCGCCGTCGCCGAGGCCGTCGCCCGACGGCTCGGCGGGCCGGGGGAGGGGGTCTGGGTCGCCCCGGCGCTGTCCTACGGCTCGAGCGGGGAGCACCAGTCCTTCCCGGGCACGACCTCGATCGGCACCGAGGCGCTGCGGTTCGTCGTGGTCGAGCTGGTCCGATCGCTGCGCACCTGGGTGGATCGGGTGGTCCTCGTCAACGCCCACGGCGGCAACCTGGTCGCCTTGCGCGGGGCGGTCGACCAGCTGGTCGGCGAGGGCCACGCCGTGCAGTGGGTGGCCTGCGCCACCGAGGAGGTCGACCTGCATGCGGGCCGCACGGAGACCTCGCTGCTGCTGCACCTCGCCCCCCACCTGGTCCGGTTGGAGATGGCCGAGGCGGGCGACTGCCGGCCGCTGTCGGAGATCTTGCCGACCCTCGTGCGCGGCGGCGTCGCCGCCGTCTCGGCCAACGGGGTGCTGGGCGACCCCACCGGCGCCACCGGAGACGAGGGGCGGACCGTCCTGGAGGCGATGGTCTCCGACATCACCGGCCGACTGGCCGCGGTCCTCCCGTGA
- the mftA gene encoding mycofactocin precursor MftA (Mycofactocin is a small molecule electron carrier derived from the final two amino acids, Val-Tyr, of MftA, the mycofactocin precursor. It plays a role in redox homeostasis and the metabolism of alcohols and aldehydes in Actinobacteria, including Mycobacterium tuberculosis.), which yields MTPQASTDTTDVTADPTQTEESLTAESLIEEVSIDGMCGVY from the coding sequence ATGACCCCCCAGGCCAGCACCGACACCACCGACGTCACCGCGGACCCGACCCAGACAGAGGAGTCGCTGACCGCCGAGAGCCTGATCGAAGAGGTCTCCATCGACGGCATGTGCGGCGTCTACTGA
- a CDS encoding nuclear transport factor 2 family protein: MTTTQDELDIIRATHTYALGLDTFEPELALSAFAEGAVWDATAVGLERYEGLEQIREFFENDAKAIARQFHILTNHVVDLLDADHAQGTNYVFSEGETVAGGTFKAIALNQDTYVRTEQGWRIASRVISPLTTPEMAGFAV, encoded by the coding sequence GTGACGACGACACAGGACGAGCTCGACATCATCCGGGCCACCCACACCTACGCGCTCGGACTCGACACCTTCGAGCCCGAGCTTGCGCTCTCGGCCTTCGCCGAGGGCGCGGTGTGGGACGCCACGGCGGTCGGGCTGGAGCGCTACGAGGGCCTCGAGCAGATCCGGGAGTTCTTCGAGAACGACGCCAAGGCGATCGCCCGGCAGTTCCACATCCTCACCAACCACGTCGTGGACCTCCTCGACGCCGACCACGCGCAGGGCACCAACTACGTCTTCTCCGAGGGCGAGACGGTGGCCGGGGGGACGTTCAAGGCGATCGCCCTCAACCAGGACACCTACGTGCGCACCGAGCAGGGCTGGCGAATCGCCAGCCGGGTGATCAGCCCCCTGACCACACCGGAGATGGCGGGCTTCGCGGTATGA